The Armatimonadota bacterium DNA window TGCCGCGCGGTCAGGGCCGCAGAACCTTGAGCTCCAGGTCCTGGACGAGCCGGTAATGCTTGCGGTTTGCGGTGCACAGGGGCAGGCCCTGCTCGACGGCAGTGGCGGCCACCAACGCGTCGCCGGCGCTCATGCCGGATCGGAGACTGTATTCCTCCATGTAGACCAGCGCACGATGGCCGATGTTCTCGGTCAGGGGCAGCACCGCGAAGGCGAAGTCGGCGAGGAAGCCCTTGATCGCTTTCACCTCCTGCTTGCTGCGCGCGCCTTGCACCAGCTCCATGTGCGTCATCACCGACAGCGCGCGCTCGCGCGCCAGCTCAACCATCCGGGCCGCCCCCTCATGGCCCCGAAACACCCATATCAGCACATCGGTGTCAAACACCATGGGATCGCACCTTGCGCAGGCCGCGCACCACCTGCTCGACATCCTGCAGGTCCTTGCGGTCCTGCCACATGCCGAAAGCTGAGTGCTCGGTGACGCGCACCTGCGCGCGCCTCGACTGCCGCCGCGGATAGATGACGCCCTTCTCCTTGCCCCGGTAGAGTAAGGTGACCGGTTGATTCTGCTCGAGGGCGCGCAGGACCTCACCCATGCGCCGCCGCAGGTCCAGCACCGATGCCTTCATCCACATCACCTCCATCCCAAGTGTACAGATGAAGTGTACACTGCGCTGGCTGCCGAAGTCAAGTGCGGCTGCCAGCCCGAGGTCGCGCCCGGCGCCGCCGCTGGGGCGGCCAATCTCGCCCATCTGCGTCGCGGCGGCGCTTCGCCCTTCTGGATTCGGGGCGCCCTACCGGTGGACCACGACGAGGACTCCGCGCCCAGGCGCCGGATCTAATCATCAAGCCATCGAATCCGAGGTTCTGGCGGCCGTGGCTCCAGGCACACATAGTTGGCCAGGGCGAGCGCCATCACCAGGTCATCATGGGCTCCTGACGGCGCTCCCAGACTTCCATCATCCAGGTGCTGATAGGCCCGCAGCTCACTGATGGTCGCTTCGCACGAGAGGACTAGACTGTGCTCCCGCAGCGACTTGTCCAACCG harbors:
- a CDS encoding type II toxin-antitoxin system VapC family toxin, with the protein product MVFDTDVLIWVFRGHEGAARMVELARERALSVMTHMELVQGARSKQEVKAIKGFLADFAFAVLPLTENIGHRALVYMEEYSLRSGMSAGDALVAATAVEQGLPLCTANRKHYRLVQDLELKVLRP